The Angustibacter sp. Root456 genome includes the window GCCGCCGGCAAGGCGACGCTCGGCGAGATGAGCAGCTTCCAGCTCGTGATGTACGTCGTGCTCGGTGACCTCGTCCAGCAGGGCGTGACGGGCCAGGACTACTCGGTGACCGGCGCCGTGCTGGCCGTGTCCGTCTTCACGGTCGCCACCGTGGGGCTGTCCTGGGTCGACCAGCACTTCCCGAAGGTGCGGCCCATCGTCCACGGTGCGCCGATCGTCGTGGTCAACGCCGGCCAGCCGCAGATGACCGCCATGAAGGCCGAGCGGCTCAGCATCGACGACCTGTACGAAGCGGCCCGCGAGAAGGGGATCGAGCGCATCGACCAGGTCAAGCTCGCCGTCCTGGAGTCCGACGGGCGCATCTCCTTCTTCACCCGCGAGAAGCAGGACGGCTGACGGCCACTATCGTCGGCGTCGCCACCTTTCACCCACCGAGGAGCGTGTCGTGAGCACCACCCCCGTCAAGGTCGCCGTCACCGGCGCCGCCGGCCAGATCGGCTACAGCCTGCTGTTCCGCATCGCGAGCGGTGCCCTGCTCGGGCCCGACACGCCCGTGGAGCTGCGGCTGCTCGAGATCACCCCGGCGCTGAAGGCGCTCGAGGGCGTCGTGATGGAGCTCGACGACTGCGCCTTCCCGCTGCTGTCCGGCGTCCAGATCGGTGACGACGCCGAGACGGTCTTCGACGGCGTCAACCTGGCGCTGCTGGTCGGCGCTCGCCCGCGCACCAAGGGCATGGAGCGCGGCGACCTGCTCGAGGCCAACGGCGCCATCTTCACCGCGCAGGGCAAGGCGCTCAACGCCGCGGCTGCCGACGACATCAAGGTGCTCGTCACCGGCAACCCCGCCAACACCAACGCCCTCATCGCGATGAGCAACGCCCCCGACATCCCGAACGAGCGGTTCACGGCACTCACCCGGCTCGATCACAACCGCGCGATCGCCCAGCTGGCGGCCAAGACCGGCGCCAGCGTGAGCGAGATCCGCAAGATGACGATCTGGGGCAACCACTCGGCCACCCAGTACCCCGACGTCTTCCACGCCGAGGTGCGCGGGCAGAACGCCGCCGAGGTCGTGAACGACCAGGCGTGGATCGAGAACGACTTCATCCCGACCGTGCAGAAGCGCGGCGCAGCGATCATCGAGGCGCGCGGCTCGTCGTCGGCGGCCAGCGCGGCGAACGCGACCATCGACCACGCGCGCACCTGGGTGCAGGGCACGGCCCAGGGCGACTGGACGTCGATGGCCGTGCCGAGCGACGGCTCCTACGGCGTCCCCGAGGGCGTCATCAGCTCGTTCCCCGTGACGGTGTCGGACGG containing:
- a CDS encoding DUF421 domain-containing protein; amino-acid sequence: METVVRAAIMFVFLWFVTRAAGKATLGEMSSFQLVMYVVLGDLVQQGVTGQDYSVTGAVLAVSVFTVATVGLSWVDQHFPKVRPIVHGAPIVVVNAGQPQMTAMKAERLSIDDLYEAAREKGIERIDQVKLAVLESDGRISFFTREKQDG
- a CDS encoding malate dehydrogenase; protein product: MSTTPVKVAVTGAAGQIGYSLLFRIASGALLGPDTPVELRLLEITPALKALEGVVMELDDCAFPLLSGVQIGDDAETVFDGVNLALLVGARPRTKGMERGDLLEANGAIFTAQGKALNAAAADDIKVLVTGNPANTNALIAMSNAPDIPNERFTALTRLDHNRAIAQLAAKTGASVSEIRKMTIWGNHSATQYPDVFHAEVRGQNAAEVVNDQAWIENDFIPTVQKRGAAIIEARGSSSAASAANATIDHARTWVQGTAQGDWTSMAVPSDGSYGVPEGVISSFPVTVSDGTYSIVQGLEIDEFSRARIDASAAELVDERSAVQELGLI